One Chlorobaculum limnaeum genomic window carries:
- the hflX gene encoding GTPase HflX, whose protein sequence is MTTIPSPEPRERAVLVGITSTPDIPRHLVEEYLDELKFLADTAGADVITTIIQEKKQPDPATCIGSGKAEDLAGLIEEEKIDIVIFDDDLTPVQARNLERILKCKVIDRTGLILQIFAIRAKSAQAKMQVELAQLEYLLPRLSGAWTHLSKQKGGIGTKGPGETQIETDRRLVRNRIAALKKKLRAVSLQHDTQTRGRATVPRVALVGYTNAGKSTLMNALCPEAGAYAENRLFATLDTKTRRLELRINKLVLLSDTVGFIRKLPHTLVESFKSTLDEVLQADFLLHVIDVSHPAFEEQMQVVRETLKEIGVKHEHMIEVFNKIDALSDPSVLTGLQGKYPDAVFISAARGLNLTALKESIANHVARDYKTRKVRTHVSNYKLIGYLYDHAEVIDKKHIDEEVQLTIRVHRNNIKQIDALLKASAPKRHATSDI, encoded by the coding sequence TTGACGACCATTCCATCACCGGAACCCCGCGAGCGCGCCGTACTTGTCGGCATCACCTCCACGCCTGACATTCCCCGGCACCTTGTCGAAGAGTATCTCGACGAGCTGAAGTTTCTTGCCGACACGGCGGGAGCCGACGTTATCACCACCATCATCCAGGAAAAAAAGCAGCCCGATCCGGCCACCTGCATCGGCAGCGGCAAGGCTGAAGACCTGGCCGGACTCATTGAGGAGGAGAAGATCGACATCGTCATCTTTGACGACGACCTCACGCCCGTGCAGGCCAGGAACCTCGAACGCATTCTCAAGTGCAAGGTGATCGACCGAACCGGCCTCATCCTGCAAATCTTCGCCATCCGGGCCAAATCTGCGCAGGCCAAAATGCAGGTCGAGCTGGCGCAGCTCGAATATCTTCTGCCGCGCCTCTCCGGCGCATGGACGCACCTGTCGAAGCAGAAGGGTGGCATCGGCACCAAAGGCCCTGGCGAAACGCAGATCGAGACCGACCGCCGACTCGTGCGCAACCGCATCGCCGCGCTCAAGAAGAAGCTTCGCGCCGTCTCGCTCCAGCACGACACGCAGACCCGTGGCCGCGCGACCGTGCCGCGCGTGGCGCTGGTGGGCTACACCAACGCGGGCAAATCGACGCTGATGAACGCCCTCTGCCCCGAGGCGGGAGCCTACGCCGAGAACCGCCTCTTCGCGACGCTCGACACCAAAACCCGGCGGCTCGAACTCAGGATCAACAAGCTGGTGCTGCTCTCCGACACGGTCGGTTTCATCCGCAAGCTGCCGCACACCCTGGTCGAGAGCTTCAAATCCACGCTCGACGAGGTGTTGCAGGCGGACTTCCTTCTGCACGTCATCGACGTAAGCCATCCGGCCTTCGAGGAGCAGATGCAGGTGGTGCGCGAGACGCTCAAGGAGATCGGTGTCAAGCACGAACACATGATCGAGGTGTTCAACAAGATCGATGCGCTCAGCGACCCGTCGGTGCTTACCGGTCTGCAAGGCAAGTATCCCGACGCGGTCTTCATCTCCGCCGCGCGCGGCCTGAACCTCACGGCGCTGAAGGAGAGCATCGCCAACCACGTCGCCCGCGACTACAAGACCCGCAAGGTGCGGACGCACGTCTCGAACTACAAGCTGATCGGCTACCTCTACGACCACGCCGAGGTGATCGACAAGAAGCACATCGACGAGGAGGTGCAGCTCACCATCCGGGTACATCGCAACAACATCAAGCAGATCGACGCCCTGCTCAAGGCGTCGGCACCGAAGCGCCATGCCACTTCAGATATTTAA
- a CDS encoding phytoene/squalene synthase family protein — protein sequence MNYSYNGQTVLHDAGQKLSLPNAYEYCRQIARHHAKTFYLATKFLPKRQQNPIFAMYALLRTVDDLVDLAQDKLSNGQLTRQAINDSIEDWKVRLHACYDGNPSNDPILMAWQDTLCNYSIPIELPLDLIDGVAMDIDFKTFETFDELYVYCYKVASVVGLMTVEIFGYSNKRALQHAIDLGIAMQLTNILRDIGEDIDRNRIYLPLEDLRRFDYSREEFMSRTMNGKFVDLMKFQIERARGYYASADLGIPMLEKNSRLAVGISSRNYSDILLAIEENGYDVFTRRAYRSFYQKLSTLPSIWIKTMISA from the coding sequence ATGAACTACAGCTACAACGGACAGACGGTGCTTCACGATGCAGGCCAAAAGCTGTCGCTCCCGAACGCCTACGAATACTGCCGACAGATTGCCCGGCACCACGCCAAGACCTTTTACCTCGCCACCAAATTCCTGCCCAAACGCCAGCAGAATCCGATCTTCGCCATGTACGCGCTGTTGCGCACGGTGGACGATCTGGTCGATCTTGCGCAGGACAAGCTCAGCAACGGCCAGTTGACGCGCCAGGCGATCAACGATTCCATCGAGGACTGGAAGGTGCGCCTCCACGCCTGCTACGACGGCAATCCGAGCAACGACCCGATCCTCATGGCGTGGCAGGATACCCTGTGCAACTACTCGATCCCCATCGAACTGCCGCTCGACCTGATCGATGGCGTTGCGATGGACATCGACTTCAAGACCTTCGAGACCTTCGACGAACTCTACGTTTACTGCTACAAGGTCGCTTCAGTAGTGGGGCTGATGACGGTCGAAATCTTCGGCTACAGCAACAAGAGGGCCCTGCAACACGCCATCGACCTCGGCATCGCCATGCAGCTGACCAACATTCTGCGCGACATCGGTGAGGACATCGACCGCAACCGCATCTATTTGCCGCTCGAAGATTTACGGCGCTTCGACTACAGCCGCGAAGAGTTCATGAGCCGCACGATGAACGGCAAATTCGTCGATCTCATGAAGTTCCAGATCGAACGCGCTCGCGGTTATTACGCATCGGCTGACCTCGGCATTCCGATGCTCGAAAAGAACAGCCGCCTGGCCGTCGGCATCAGCAGCCGCAACTACAGCGACATCCTTCTGGCGATCGAAGAGAACGGTTACGACGTCTTCACCCGCCGCGCCTACCGTTCGTTTTACCAGAAACTGAGCACCCTGCCGTCGATCTGGATCAAAACCATGATCTCGGCCTGA
- the lysS gene encoding lysine--tRNA ligase, producing the protein MSNAPEQKPQQNDPSPAVSLNDQMKRRFEERAHLAEAGINPYPYKFDVTATSKAIIDSFSDETPADVSVAGRIMAIRKMGKASFLHIQDAEGRIQIYLKKDDVGEASYSTFKLLDIGDIVGVSGFTFRTKTGEISVHARQFELLSKSLRPIPIAKEKEVDGQKVIYDAFSDRELRYRQRYVDLIVNPEVRGTFIKRTKIVALMRNYFASNGWLEVETPILQPIYGGAAARPFTTHHNALDMELYLRIANELYLKRLIVGGFDGVYEFAKDFRNEGIDRFHNPEFTQVELYVAYKDYVWMMELVEDLLHKACVEVNGKDSTMFLGNEINLKPPFRRLTIADSIKEFTGMEIRGKSEAQLRDIAKDLGLELDPKISSGKIIDEIFGEFVEPKLIQPTFITDYPEEMSPLAKKHRSEPGLVERFELIVGGKEVCNSFSELNDPVIQRERLEEQARLRQRGDDEAMIVDEDFLRALEYGMPPCAGLGIGIDRMVMLLTGQDSIRDVIFFPHLKPE; encoded by the coding sequence ATGTCCAACGCACCAGAACAGAAGCCTCAGCAGAACGATCCGTCACCCGCAGTTTCGCTCAACGACCAGATGAAGCGCCGCTTCGAGGAGCGCGCGCACCTCGCCGAAGCTGGCATCAATCCATATCCCTACAAGTTCGACGTCACCGCCACCTCGAAAGCGATCATCGACAGCTTCAGCGATGAAACTCCCGCCGATGTTTCGGTCGCCGGACGCATCATGGCCATCCGCAAGATGGGCAAAGCCTCGTTCCTGCACATCCAGGACGCCGAGGGGCGAATCCAGATTTACCTCAAAAAGGACGACGTAGGCGAGGCCTCCTACAGCACCTTCAAACTGCTCGACATCGGCGACATCGTGGGCGTCAGCGGCTTCACCTTCAGGACGAAAACCGGCGAAATCTCGGTGCACGCTCGCCAGTTCGAGCTGCTCTCCAAATCGCTCCGCCCGATTCCCATCGCCAAGGAGAAGGAGGTGGACGGCCAGAAAGTTATCTACGACGCCTTCAGTGACCGCGAACTGCGCTACCGCCAACGCTACGTCGATCTGATCGTCAACCCCGAGGTGCGCGGTACCTTCATCAAGCGGACGAAAATCGTCGCCCTGATGCGCAACTACTTCGCCTCGAACGGCTGGCTTGAAGTAGAAACGCCGATCCTTCAGCCGATCTACGGCGGCGCGGCGGCCCGCCCCTTCACGACGCACCACAACGCGCTCGACATGGAGCTGTACCTGCGCATCGCCAACGAACTGTACCTCAAGCGCCTGATCGTCGGCGGCTTCGACGGCGTCTACGAATTTGCCAAGGATTTCCGCAATGAGGGCATCGACCGCTTCCACAACCCCGAATTCACGCAGGTCGAACTCTACGTCGCCTACAAGGATTACGTCTGGATGATGGAGCTGGTCGAAGATTTACTGCACAAGGCGTGCGTAGAAGTGAACGGCAAAGATTCGACGATGTTCCTTGGTAACGAAATTAACCTCAAGCCGCCGTTCCGCCGCCTTACCATCGCCGACTCGATCAAAGAATTCACCGGCATGGAGATTCGGGGCAAATCGGAAGCGCAACTCCGGGACATCGCCAAGGATTTGGGACTCGAACTCGACCCCAAGATCAGCAGCGGCAAGATCATCGATGAAATCTTCGGCGAATTCGTCGAGCCGAAGCTCATTCAGCCGACCTTCATCACCGACTACCCGGAGGAGATGTCGCCGCTCGCCAAGAAACACCGCTCGGAGCCGGGCCTCGTCGAGCGTTTCGAGCTGATCGTCGGCGGCAAGGAGGTGTGCAACTCCTTCTCCGAGCTGAACGACCCGGTCATCCAGCGCGAACGCCTCGAAGAGCAGGCCCGCCTTCGCCAGCGCGGCGACGACGAAGCGATGATTGTCGATGAAGATTTCCTCCGCGCGTTGGAATACGGTATGCCCCCCTGCGCCGGCCTCGGCATCGGCATCGACCGCATGGTCATGCTGCTAACCGGCCAGGACTCCATCCGCGACGTCATTTTCTTCCCGCACCTGAAGCCGGAGTGA
- a CDS encoding 2Fe-2S iron-sulfur cluster-binding protein has protein sequence MNLIINDKPAQSSVGQTIGKAARLNHSHVGYVCGGHGLCQACYITVQEGADCLAPLTDVEKAFLSPRQIAAGGRMACQATIATEGTVKVLSRPEEVRRIVFSNPFGLIAYAADMGKDTAQQIVPGVQNLIGRIQRGEMGGKEALGDMMESIQGAAGLVVEAIQQGPMALPIPFKDQIADVISKLPLPAISLPQIQLPQLPSISLPQLPFSLPQLPFSLPFLPQQSQAPAALEKVTITVQPPAKP, from the coding sequence ATGAATCTCATTATCAACGACAAACCGGCCCAGTCGAGCGTCGGCCAGACGATCGGCAAGGCCGCGAGGCTCAATCACAGCCACGTCGGCTATGTCTGCGGCGGCCACGGCCTTTGCCAGGCTTGCTACATCACCGTTCAGGAGGGAGCTGACTGCCTCGCTCCGCTTACCGACGTCGAGAAGGCGTTCCTCTCGCCGCGTCAGATCGCCGCTGGTGGCCGCATGGCTTGCCAGGCGACCATCGCTACCGAGGGTACGGTCAAGGTTCTCTCCCGTCCCGAAGAGGTGCGCCGCATCGTTTTCAGCAATCCGTTTGGCCTCATCGCTTATGCCGCCGACATGGGCAAGGACACCGCGCAGCAGATCGTTCCGGGCGTGCAGAACCTCATCGGTCGCATCCAGCGCGGCGAAATGGGCGGCAAGGAGGCTCTCGGCGACATGATGGAGTCCATCCAGGGCGCTGCCGGGCTGGTCGTCGAGGCGATTCAGCAAGGGCCGATGGCGCTGCCGATTCCCTTCAAGGATCAGATCGCGGACGTGATCTCCAAGCTTCCGCTGCCCGCTATTTCGCTCCCGCAGATTCAGCTTCCGCAACTGCCCTCGATTTCGTTGCCGCAGTTGCCCTTCTCGCTGCCGCAGCTTCCTTTTTCGCTCCCGTTCCTGCCGCAGCAGAGCCAGGCTCCGGCGGCGCTCGAAAAGGTGACGATCACCGTGCAGCCTCCGGCAAAGCCGTAA
- a CDS encoding YezD family protein — protein sequence MSCIAEIAYGEVVVTIHDTRVVQVERREKRRFDAVPAGKCAVRENRDRDRL from the coding sequence ATGAGCTGCATTGCCGAGATAGCCTATGGGGAGGTGGTGGTTACCATCCACGACACCAGGGTCGTTCAGGTGGAGAGGCGTGAGAAGCGAAGGTTCGATGCAGTTCCGGCTGGAAAATGCGCTGTTCGCGAAAACCGTGATCGTGACCGGTTGTAA
- the ybeY gene encoding rRNA maturation RNase YbeY: MPLQIFNTTRRNIDEARLAEAVRLVVSEEGGSVGSIEAIYCGNKMIRRINRDFLGHDYATDTITFGYNESGEVEGEFYISLDVIDSNAKCFGATFDDELLRVTIHSALHLMGHDDETPELRAAMSRREDRYMEQLRH; the protein is encoded by the coding sequence ATGCCACTTCAGATATTTAACACGACCCGGCGTAACATCGACGAGGCGCGTCTCGCCGAAGCCGTCCGGCTCGTGGTCAGCGAGGAGGGCGGCTCGGTCGGCTCTATCGAGGCGATCTACTGCGGCAACAAAATGATTCGCCGCATCAACCGCGACTTCCTCGGCCACGACTACGCAACCGACACCATCACCTTCGGCTACAACGAAAGCGGGGAGGTCGAAGGCGAATTCTACATCTCGCTCGACGTGATCGACTCCAACGCCAAATGCTTCGGCGCAACCTTCGACGACGAACTCCTCCGCGTAACGATCCACTCCGCCCTGCATCTGATGGGCCACGACGACGAGACTCCTGAGCTGCGAGCCGCAATGAGCAGGCGGGAGGATCGGTATATGGAGCAGCTCAGACACTGA